One Nocardioides aromaticivorans genomic window carries:
- a CDS encoding aldehyde dehydrogenase family protein produces the protein MTGTTTGTISQRADQIAAAAQAGAKAWSGVSLAKRRELLQQFAVLVEQNASEWVRIAAEIKGLDPASPNVGEEWTSGPWATLYYAGHLVQSIVRLEAGQSPTEGFEIRSVPGGRVAVEVLPHSVWDRLLLSGFSAEVWCEPGVTADEVRASAGLGLREPEAVRGTCVVLGAGNITSIAPLDALYVLYADNRSVALKLNPVTDPLLPVFEAIFKPFIDLGVVQVFTSDLELGAAVIAHPDIDAVHMTGSEATHDAIVWGPGAEGAANKAAGTPRLRKPITSELGGVAPIVVVPGRWSRRDLEFQARHVATMRLHNSGSNCVAGQVLVVSADWKQKDAFLAAVRRALASAPARPAWYPGTPARIDAARNGATPSEALGGTPERTLLPALDPTVDEPSYSMEYFGPVLGVTELSGTGADFLQRAIDFSNDRLRGTLGANILIHPREQKANGAAAFEQLLAGLRYGTIAVNAWTGVGYLSPFATWGAFPGHTPDDIQSGHGVVHNGLLLARPERTVVRGPFRPFPRSWATGSLALTPVPPWFVHNRTAATTGERLVRFSVAPRWRKLPGVFASALRG, from the coding sequence ATGACCGGCACGACCACCGGGACCATCTCCCAGCGCGCCGACCAGATCGCCGCCGCGGCCCAGGCCGGCGCGAAGGCCTGGTCCGGCGTGAGCCTGGCGAAGCGGCGCGAGCTGTTGCAGCAGTTCGCCGTCCTCGTCGAGCAGAACGCGAGCGAGTGGGTGCGGATCGCCGCGGAGATCAAGGGCCTCGACCCGGCCTCGCCCAATGTCGGCGAGGAGTGGACCTCGGGCCCCTGGGCGACGCTCTACTACGCCGGCCACCTCGTCCAGTCGATCGTGAGGCTCGAGGCCGGGCAGTCCCCGACCGAGGGCTTCGAGATCAGGTCGGTGCCGGGCGGCCGGGTGGCCGTCGAGGTGCTCCCCCACTCCGTGTGGGACCGCCTGCTGCTCTCCGGCTTCTCCGCCGAGGTGTGGTGCGAGCCGGGCGTCACGGCCGACGAGGTGCGGGCGAGCGCCGGCCTCGGACTGCGCGAGCCCGAGGCGGTCCGCGGGACGTGCGTCGTGCTCGGCGCGGGCAACATCACCTCGATCGCCCCGCTCGACGCGCTCTACGTCCTGTACGCCGACAACCGCTCCGTCGCGCTCAAGCTCAACCCGGTGACCGACCCGCTGCTGCCGGTGTTCGAGGCGATCTTCAAGCCGTTCATCGACCTCGGCGTCGTGCAGGTCTTCACCAGCGACCTCGAGCTCGGCGCCGCCGTCATCGCCCACCCGGACATCGACGCGGTGCACATGACCGGCTCGGAGGCCACCCACGACGCGATCGTCTGGGGCCCGGGCGCGGAGGGTGCCGCCAACAAGGCCGCCGGTACGCCGCGGCTGCGCAAGCCGATCACCAGCGAGCTGGGCGGTGTCGCGCCGATCGTCGTCGTACCGGGGAGGTGGTCGAGGCGGGACCTCGAGTTCCAGGCGCGGCACGTCGCCACCATGCGGCTGCACAACTCCGGCTCCAACTGCGTCGCGGGCCAGGTGCTCGTGGTGAGTGCGGACTGGAAGCAGAAGGACGCCTTCCTCGCAGCCGTGCGCCGGGCGCTGGCGAGCGCACCTGCCCGGCCGGCGTGGTACCCGGGCACGCCCGCCCGCATCGACGCTGCCCGCAACGGCGCGACGCCGTCGGAGGCGCTCGGCGGCACGCCGGAGCGGACCCTGCTGCCGGCCCTCGACCCGACAGTGGACGAGCCGTCGTACTCGATGGAGTACTTCGGTCCGGTCCTCGGCGTGACCGAGCTGTCCGGCACCGGCGCGGACTTCTTGCAGCGCGCGATCGACTTCTCGAACGACCGGCTGCGCGGCACCCTCGGCGCCAACATCCTGATCCACCCGCGCGAGCAGAAGGCGAACGGCGCGGCGGCGTTCGAGCAGCTGCTCGCCGGCCTGCGCTACGGCACCATCGCGGTCAACGCGTGGACGGGCGTCGGCTACCTGTCGCCCTTCGCCACGTGGGGCGCCTTCCCCGGGCACACGCCCGACGACATCCAGTCCGGGCACGGTGTCGTCCACAACGGGCTGCTGCTGGCCCGGCCCGAGCGGACGGTGGTGCGCGGGCCGTTCCGCCCCTTCCCGCGGTCGTGGGCGACGGGGAGCCTCGCGCTGACGCCGGTCCCGCCGTGGTTCGTGCACAACCGGACGGCAGCGACGACCGGCGAGCGACTGGTCCGCTTCTCGGTCGCGCCGAGGTGGCGCAAGCTGCCGGGAGTCTTCGCCTCGGCCCTGCGCGGATGA
- a CDS encoding GMC family oxidoreductase, whose amino-acid sequence MREFDYIVVGSGSGGAVLAGRLSEDPGTSVLVLEAGGRSRPNLNVQIPAAFAKTFHTKIDWDYESEPEPHLGGRRIYQPRGRMLGGTSGMNAMIYIRGNRADYDGWAKAGADGWSYDEVLPLFRRMETNSRGASEFHGASGPQYVEDAPDPREGSRRLVEAMAQAGIGRTDDFNGAQQEGASMYQRFTRRGQRWTTYDGYLAPHRRRPNLTITPNALVHRVVIEHGRATGVVARVGGELQTFRAKREVVLSAGAYNTPHLLMLSGIGPADHLAEHGITAVVDNPHVGAHLMDHPMYLVNWDTADRDNLAFAEKPAQLVKYLLGRKGMLTSNIGEAGAFFHTSVADDAPQMQMIGAPVYFWQHGAATYDGQAIAIGLSMVGARSEGWVRLASADPERKPLVRNNYFEHPDDMTSMLDGIERAREVMAAKDLRANHEIHPGRKYGTRKELEEAVRVGVEHTYHPSCTARMGAEGEGVLDASLRVRGVDGLRVVDASAMPRVTHGNTHAPTMLIGEKAADLLTSGA is encoded by the coding sequence ATGCGGGAGTTCGACTACATCGTCGTGGGCAGCGGCTCGGGGGGCGCGGTGCTCGCGGGACGGCTCAGCGAGGACCCGGGCACGTCCGTGCTCGTGCTCGAGGCGGGCGGCCGGAGCCGGCCGAACCTGAACGTCCAGATCCCGGCGGCCTTCGCCAAGACCTTCCACACGAAGATCGACTGGGACTACGAGTCCGAGCCCGAGCCCCACCTGGGTGGCCGCCGGATCTACCAGCCGCGCGGCAGGATGCTCGGCGGCACGAGCGGCATGAACGCGATGATCTACATCCGCGGCAACCGTGCCGACTACGACGGCTGGGCGAAGGCCGGCGCCGACGGCTGGTCGTACGACGAGGTCCTCCCCCTGTTCCGCCGGATGGAGACCAACAGCCGCGGCGCCAGCGAGTTCCACGGCGCCTCGGGCCCGCAGTACGTCGAGGACGCCCCCGACCCGCGCGAGGGGTCGCGCCGGCTGGTCGAGGCGATGGCGCAGGCCGGCATCGGCCGCACCGACGACTTCAACGGCGCCCAGCAGGAGGGCGCCTCCATGTACCAGCGCTTCACGCGGCGCGGCCAGCGCTGGACGACGTACGACGGCTACCTGGCCCCGCACCGCAGGCGGCCCAACCTCACCATCACCCCGAACGCGCTCGTGCACCGCGTCGTGATCGAGCACGGGCGGGCCACCGGCGTCGTCGCGCGGGTCGGCGGCGAGCTGCAGACCTTCCGCGCGAAGCGGGAGGTGGTGCTCAGCGCCGGTGCCTACAACACCCCGCACCTGCTGATGCTCTCGGGCATCGGGCCGGCGGACCACCTGGCCGAGCACGGCATCACCGCCGTCGTGGACAACCCGCACGTGGGTGCGCACCTGATGGACCACCCGATGTACCTGGTCAACTGGGACACGGCCGACCGGGACAACCTCGCGTTCGCGGAGAAGCCCGCCCAGCTGGTGAAGTACCTCCTCGGCCGCAAGGGCATGCTCACCTCGAACATCGGCGAGGCGGGCGCCTTCTTCCACACGAGCGTGGCCGACGACGCGCCGCAGATGCAGATGATCGGCGCCCCGGTGTACTTCTGGCAGCACGGCGCCGCGACGTACGACGGCCAGGCGATCGCCATCGGCCTGTCGATGGTCGGCGCGCGGTCCGAGGGCTGGGTTCGGCTCGCGTCCGCCGACCCCGAGCGCAAGCCGCTGGTCCGCAACAACTACTTCGAGCACCCCGACGACATGACCTCGATGCTCGACGGCATCGAGCGCGCCCGCGAGGTGATGGCCGCGAAGGACCTGCGCGCCAACCACGAGATCCACCCGGGCAGGAAGTACGGCACGCGCAAGGAGCTCGAGGAGGCGGTCCGGGTCGGCGTCGAGCACACCTACCACCCCAGCTGCACCGCCCGGATGGGCGCCGAGGGCGAGGGCGTCCTCGACGCGAGCCTGCGGGTCCGCGGGGTCGACGGCCTGCGGGTCGTCGACGCGTCCGCGATGCCGCGGGTGACCCACGGCAACACCCACGCCCCCACCATGCTGATCGGCGAGAAGGCCGCCGACCTCCTCACGAGCGGAGCCTGA
- a CDS encoding PucR family transcriptional regulator, translating to MLNTTMEALMAGSDTKGDLARAWLQEFVEAGLQPSAVDEFVRTVDDEILAAIPVLAGDASLAEELHASTREHWRNFLVSLGGEHRLALPPAAVALSLSIARRNHDISVLLKVYRVANRVVFRYVAEHTTADTLPPSLPRDEALLALWLRAERWIDESIERLVEHYTRERASLVEGAQARRAEMIEALVAGAAPSAESERLLGHRFALWQTAFVLSAPPHDDEGVPLFDLSLRVCQELGLPRPLTTLAGSRELWGWVATPEEPRLALDGIEELLAKTGIHLALGASGQGPGAFRLSHVQAVAAQRIGLRAPALCHPYADVELVSLVGDGELAREMVRRTLGPLLTGAKGDEMLRTTVLAYLRSGQSFDAAAEGLFVHPNTVRYRIARAEDQLGHRIAPHAATLEVCLAWLDVYGDAALS from the coding sequence ATGTTGAACACGACAATGGAGGCGCTCATGGCAGGGAGCGACACCAAGGGGGATCTGGCCCGCGCCTGGCTCCAGGAGTTCGTCGAGGCGGGGCTCCAGCCCAGTGCCGTCGACGAGTTCGTGCGGACGGTCGACGACGAGATCCTCGCCGCCATCCCGGTGCTCGCCGGCGACGCGAGCCTGGCCGAGGAGCTGCACGCGTCGACCCGCGAGCACTGGCGCAACTTCCTGGTCAGCCTCGGCGGCGAGCACCGGCTCGCGCTGCCCCCGGCGGCGGTCGCGCTGAGCCTCTCGATCGCGCGCCGCAACCACGACATCAGCGTCCTGCTCAAGGTCTACCGGGTCGCCAACAGGGTCGTCTTCCGGTACGTCGCCGAGCACACCACCGCGGACACGCTCCCGCCCAGCCTGCCCCGTGACGAGGCCCTGCTCGCGCTGTGGCTGCGGGCCGAGCGCTGGATCGACGAGTCCATCGAGCGCCTCGTCGAGCACTACACGCGCGAGCGCGCGAGCCTCGTCGAGGGAGCGCAGGCGCGACGCGCGGAGATGATCGAGGCCCTCGTCGCGGGCGCGGCCCCGTCTGCGGAGTCCGAACGGCTGCTCGGCCACCGCTTCGCCCTGTGGCAGACCGCCTTCGTCCTCTCGGCGCCGCCGCACGACGACGAGGGTGTGCCGCTCTTCGACCTGTCGCTGCGGGTCTGCCAGGAGCTCGGCCTGCCGCGTCCCCTGACGACGCTGGCTGGCAGCCGCGAGCTGTGGGGGTGGGTGGCGACGCCGGAGGAGCCACGGCTCGCGCTCGACGGCATCGAGGAGCTGCTCGCGAAGACGGGGATCCACCTCGCGCTGGGCGCGTCGGGGCAGGGACCCGGTGCCTTCCGGCTCAGCCACGTCCAGGCCGTCGCGGCCCAGCGGATCGGGCTGCGCGCACCCGCGCTGTGCCACCCGTACGCCGACGTCGAGCTGGTGAGCCTCGTCGGCGACGGCGAGCTGGCGCGCGAGATGGTGCGTCGTACCCTCGGGCCGCTGCTCACCGGCGCGAAGGGCGACGAGATGCTCCGCACCACCGTCCTCGCCTACCTGCGCTCCGGCCAGAGCTTCGACGCCGCCGCCGAGGGGCTGTTCGTGCACCCCAACACGGTGCGCTACCGCATCGCCCGTGCCGAGGACCAGCTCGGCCACCGCATCGCCCCGCACGCCGCGACGCTCGAGGTCTGCCTCGCCTGGCTCGACGTGTACGGCGACGCCGCGCTCTCGTAG
- a CDS encoding MlaE family ABC transporter permease gives MGNATRTAPPRTGTLAAGVTELGEMAKLGGVVVWMAVRGPWDYWRDTRDQMFLILQQCWIPMAVSCTFFGLGAPGLQGGNIYALFGMPERLGSFFIMASIREFAPWVNAMVVAGVVGSAITADLGARRIREEIDAMEVLGVDPIRALALPRIVAVTIITGLMDIIALCFGLLGGFIAAVPILGANPWAFYNSLFANLTTPDIWGSVVKTTIFGLIIGVVCCYKGMYAKGGAIGVGRAVNQAVVVAFALIWVVNVVFTNILLGLNPEIQVFK, from the coding sequence ATGGGGAATGCGACACGCACGGCTCCGCCCAGGACAGGCACCCTGGCAGCCGGCGTCACCGAGCTGGGCGAGATGGCCAAGCTCGGCGGCGTGGTGGTGTGGATGGCCGTTCGCGGCCCGTGGGACTACTGGCGCGACACCCGCGACCAGATGTTCCTGATCCTCCAGCAGTGCTGGATCCCGATGGCGGTGTCCTGCACCTTCTTCGGGCTCGGCGCACCCGGCCTCCAGGGCGGCAACATCTACGCCCTGTTCGGGATGCCCGAGCGGCTCGGCTCCTTCTTCATCATGGCCAGCATCCGTGAGTTCGCCCCGTGGGTGAACGCGATGGTGGTGGCCGGCGTCGTCGGCTCGGCGATCACCGCCGACCTCGGCGCCCGCCGGATCCGCGAGGAGATCGACGCGATGGAGGTCCTCGGCGTCGACCCGATCCGCGCGCTCGCGCTGCCGCGGATCGTCGCCGTCACGATCATCACCGGCCTGATGGACATCATCGCCCTCTGCTTCGGCCTGCTGGGTGGCTTCATCGCGGCGGTGCCGATCCTCGGCGCGAACCCCTGGGCGTTCTACAACAGCCTGTTCGCCAACCTGACCACCCCCGACATCTGGGGCAGCGTCGTGAAGACGACGATCTTCGGCCTGATCATCGGCGTCGTCTGCTGCTACAAGGGGATGTACGCCAAGGGCGGTGCAATCGGCGTGGGCCGGGCCGTCAACCAAGCCGTCGTCGTCGCGTTCGCGCTGATCTGGGTCGTCAACGTCGTCTTCACCAACATCCTGCTCGGGCTCAACCCCGAGATCCAGGTCTTCAAGTAG
- a CDS encoding ABC transporter permease — MTTTPDAPRTRPAAPEPKDAELSLGSAAGAVRAALTTGGEILRFSWQVTRSLPEVRAHWTEVVRQAAILVLSSALIIWAMQFVMGTMCGTEAIYTLKQVGAPIYSGIFNAWCAVRELVPYMWGYILAAKIGCGLVAEIGSMRIAEEVDALEVMGVDSRSYLVGTRVVAAWLSMPFLYAVSLGMMSLGEILVTVYYVGGVSPGGHMYIFWLYQNPLDFLYSMIKGMTMGTAIVFVACYYGYTVRGGSVEVGKNTARSMVLNMVLIHMIGALGTQLFWGLSPNAPIGN; from the coding sequence ATGACGACGACACCCGACGCGCCGCGCACCCGGCCCGCGGCACCCGAGCCGAAGGACGCCGAGCTCTCCCTCGGCAGTGCCGCCGGCGCCGTACGCGCGGCGCTGACCACGGGAGGGGAGATCCTCCGCTTCTCGTGGCAGGTCACCCGCAGCCTCCCCGAGGTGCGGGCCCACTGGACCGAGGTCGTGCGCCAGGCGGCGATCCTGGTCCTGTCCAGCGCGCTGATCATCTGGGCGATGCAGTTCGTCATGGGGACGATGTGCGGCACCGAGGCGATCTACACGCTCAAGCAGGTCGGCGCCCCGATCTACTCGGGCATCTTCAACGCCTGGTGCGCGGTTCGCGAGCTGGTGCCCTACATGTGGGGCTACATCCTCGCGGCCAAGATCGGCTGCGGCCTGGTCGCCGAGATCGGCTCGATGCGGATCGCCGAGGAGGTCGACGCGCTCGAGGTGATGGGCGTCGACTCCCGCAGCTACCTGGTCGGCACCCGGGTGGTGGCGGCGTGGCTGTCGATGCCGTTCCTGTACGCCGTCAGCCTCGGGATGATGTCGCTCGGCGAGATCCTCGTGACGGTCTACTACGTCGGCGGCGTCTCGCCCGGCGGGCACATGTACATCTTCTGGCTCTACCAGAACCCGCTCGACTTCCTGTACTCGATGATCAAGGGCATGACGATGGGGACAGCCATCGTGTTCGTGGCCTGCTACTACGGCTACACCGTGCGTGGTGGTTCGGTCGAAGTCGGCAAGAACACCGCGAGATCCATGGTCCTGAACATGGTGCTGATCCACATGATCGGTGCGCTCGGGACCCAGCTCTTCTGGGGCCTCTCGCCCAACGCGCCCATCGGCAACTAG
- a CDS encoding ABC transporter ATP-binding protein, whose product MTTFAPAHAATPSPTGSRGPHSMEVRNVHKSFGPYDILTGMNLNFVDDAITTILGPSGTGKSVLIKHLVGLLEPDQGEVLIFGQDIWKISKPERYELRKRFGVLFQDGALFGSMNIFDNVCFPLRKHTDMHEKDIRDLVMDRLQEVGLEGAAAKLPSEVSGGMRKRAGFARALILDPDIVMFDEPDSGLDPVRTSLLNDVILEMHERHKGTYMVVTHDMATARKVSDYIGVVWKGKCIHYSEADAAFNSDNAFVRQFLAGDSAGPLGMD is encoded by the coding sequence ATGACCACTTTTGCTCCGGCGCACGCCGCCACTCCGAGCCCGACGGGCTCGCGCGGCCCGCACTCGATGGAGGTCCGCAACGTCCACAAGAGCTTCGGTCCCTACGACATCTTGACCGGGATGAACCTCAACTTCGTCGACGACGCGATCACCACCATCCTCGGTCCGTCGGGCACGGGGAAGAGCGTCCTGATCAAGCACCTCGTCGGGCTGCTCGAGCCCGACCAGGGCGAGGTGCTGATCTTCGGCCAGGACATCTGGAAGATCAGCAAGCCCGAGCGCTACGAGCTGCGCAAGCGCTTCGGCGTGCTCTTCCAGGACGGGGCCCTCTTCGGGTCGATGAACATCTTCGACAACGTCTGCTTCCCGTTGCGCAAGCACACCGACATGCACGAGAAGGACATCCGCGACCTGGTCATGGACCGCCTCCAGGAGGTCGGTCTCGAGGGTGCGGCCGCCAAGCTGCCGAGCGAGGTCTCGGGCGGCATGCGCAAGCGGGCCGGCTTCGCGCGGGCGCTGATCCTCGACCCCGACATCGTCATGTTCGACGAGCCCGACTCCGGCCTCGACCCGGTCCGCACGAGCCTGCTCAACGACGTGATCCTCGAGATGCACGAGCGGCACAAGGGCACCTACATGGTCGTCACCCACGACATGGCGACGGCGCGGAAGGTGAGCGACTACATCGGCGTCGTGTGGAAGGGCAAGTGCATCCACTACAGCGAGGCGGATGCCGCCTTCAACTCCGACAACGCCTTCGTCCGGCAGTTCCTGGCCGGCGACTCCGCCGGCCCGCTGGGGATGGACTGA
- a CDS encoding MlaD family protein has product MNRGSIVVGLLSVALVGGAAAAVERTGDYEVRAVLPNAGNLFVGSSVMYDGYEAGSVKDIEVKDGKALVTLTLDDEFVPLHDGATVEVVWKAALGERLVRVVDGAEKNAELPEGAMLAGVQREPVELDAVLSALDAPTRKHLSSLVSRLQETLQGRESDANASLKAAGPALEQLGAVLREVGTDGEAIKQIVTQFNETMEILASRGDSLEQVVTSLASATDTIAAQERSVGSTLHKLPPVLDKANATLARVPGTVDKTLPLLEDLAPATGSLESVSRDLRPLLQDLRPTVGDLRPTLDRLSQLLGITPGLLDGSTAAAPDADDAMTGLTPVLDFLRPYTPEITGWATNWGSAGGNRDNQGHYVRFLIQAGLESVIPSPTGKPGPGITQNLTPDPGSPVGQPWTDAYGSEMR; this is encoded by the coding sequence ATGAATCGGGGATCGATCGTCGTCGGCCTGCTCTCGGTCGCCCTCGTCGGCGGCGCCGCGGCGGCCGTGGAGCGGACGGGCGACTACGAGGTCCGCGCCGTACTGCCCAATGCGGGCAACCTCTTCGTCGGCAGCTCGGTGATGTACGACGGCTACGAGGCCGGCAGCGTCAAGGACATCGAGGTCAAGGACGGCAAGGCGCTGGTCACGCTGACCCTGGACGACGAGTTCGTGCCGCTCCACGACGGGGCGACGGTCGAGGTGGTGTGGAAGGCAGCCCTGGGCGAGCGGCTGGTCCGCGTGGTCGACGGTGCGGAGAAGAACGCGGAGCTGCCGGAGGGGGCGATGCTCGCGGGTGTCCAGCGTGAGCCGGTCGAGCTGGACGCCGTCCTGTCCGCGCTCGACGCACCGACCCGCAAGCACCTGTCGTCGCTGGTGAGCCGGCTGCAGGAGACCCTCCAGGGGCGGGAGAGCGACGCCAACGCGAGCCTGAAGGCCGCGGGCCCGGCGCTGGAGCAGCTGGGCGCGGTGCTGCGGGAGGTCGGCACCGACGGCGAGGCGATCAAGCAGATCGTCACCCAGTTCAACGAGACCATGGAGATCCTGGCCTCGCGCGGGGACAGCCTGGAGCAGGTGGTCACCTCGCTCGCCTCGGCGACCGACACGATCGCCGCCCAGGAGCGCAGCGTCGGGAGCACGCTGCACAAGCTGCCGCCGGTGCTCGACAAGGCCAACGCCACGCTGGCCCGGGTGCCCGGCACCGTCGACAAGACCCTGCCGCTGCTGGAGGACCTGGCGCCGGCGACCGGCAGCCTCGAGTCCGTCTCGCGCGACCTGCGCCCGCTCCTGCAGGACCTGCGTCCGACGGTCGGCGACCTGCGTCCGACCCTCGACCGGCTGTCCCAGCTGCTCGGGATCACGCCCGGCCTGCTCGACGGCAGCACGGCTGCCGCACCCGACGCCGACGACGCGATGACCGGCCTCACGCCGGTGCTCGACTTCCTGCGCCCGTACACGCCGGAGATCACCGGCTGGGCCACCAACTGGGGCTCGGCGGGCGGCAACCGCGACAACCAGGGCCACTACGTCCGGTTCCTCATCCAGGCCGGCCTGGAGAGCGTCATCCCCAGCCCGACCGGCAAGCCCGGCCCCGGCATCACCCAGAACCTGACCCCCGACCCGGGTTCGCCCGTCGGCCAGCCGTGGACCGACGCCTACGGAAGCGAGATGCGATGA
- a CDS encoding MlaD family protein, producing MNTAKDVGRAGLVAVLIAAAVTAVAARAGKDDADVVTAQFASAAPLVEGNQVKIDGVVVGSVKSLKVVDGLAEVALELDDEARPLHEDARLTIRPVSLLGERYVDLDRGSPDAPLLDEDTVIPVAQTATSVGLDEALNTVDQPTGEGLRALLSTLGEGMQGNGENVDEALRLLSPSLKDTRAMAAVLDEHNELLSRLITNFEPVASALATRDGEAMDQLVDSSDKVLTAVRERQAKLEQTLDKLPGTLRVLRTTLGNLRSAADDTAPTLAELRPLTDKLPVLATELRAFSDALDPALATSEPVLRKADELLKAAAPVAADARRAGGGLATSTDGVQRLTKAITRNREDVFNYIRYWALTTNGYDGLSHYFRAHYVVDPDTILGLLPVAGTKPSAAKPKGSGTGDKPATPKSGGLLDGLDGVLGGLLQPKGDSATGLSEQQELDLLGLLLGGK from the coding sequence ATGAACACCGCGAAGGACGTCGGTCGCGCCGGCCTCGTGGCCGTGCTGATCGCCGCCGCCGTCACGGCCGTGGCCGCGAGGGCCGGCAAGGACGACGCGGACGTGGTCACGGCGCAGTTCGCCTCGGCTGCGCCCCTGGTCGAGGGCAACCAGGTCAAGATCGACGGCGTCGTCGTCGGGTCGGTGAAGAGCCTGAAGGTCGTCGACGGGCTGGCCGAGGTCGCCCTCGAGCTCGACGACGAGGCGCGACCGCTGCACGAGGACGCCCGGCTGACCATCCGCCCGGTCAGCCTCCTCGGCGAGCGGTACGTCGACCTCGACCGCGGCAGCCCCGACGCTCCGCTCCTCGACGAGGACACGGTGATCCCGGTCGCCCAGACGGCCACGTCGGTCGGCCTCGACGAGGCGCTCAACACCGTCGACCAGCCCACCGGAGAAGGCCTGCGCGCGTTGCTCTCGACCCTCGGCGAGGGCATGCAGGGCAACGGGGAGAACGTCGACGAGGCACTGCGGCTGCTGTCGCCGAGCCTGAAGGACACCCGTGCGATGGCGGCGGTGCTCGACGAGCACAACGAGCTGCTGTCGCGGCTGATCACCAACTTCGAGCCCGTGGCGAGCGCGCTCGCCACCCGCGACGGCGAGGCGATGGACCAGCTCGTCGACTCCTCGGACAAGGTGCTCACCGCGGTCCGGGAGCGGCAGGCGAAGCTGGAGCAGACCCTCGACAAGCTGCCCGGCACGCTCCGCGTGCTCCGCACGACCCTCGGCAACCTCCGTTCGGCGGCCGACGACACGGCCCCCACGCTGGCGGAGCTGCGCCCGCTGACCGACAAGCTGCCGGTGCTGGCCACCGAGCTGCGGGCGTTCTCCGACGCCCTCGACCCGGCGCTCGCGACGTCCGAGCCGGTGCTGCGCAAGGCCGACGAGCTGCTGAAGGCGGCGGCCCCGGTCGCCGCGGACGCCCGCCGCGCGGGGGGAGGCCTCGCGACCAGCACCGACGGCGTCCAGCGGCTGACGAAGGCGATCACCCGCAACCGTGAGGACGTCTTCAACTACATCCGCTACTGGGCGCTGACCACCAACGGGTACGACGGCCTCTCGCACTACTTCCGGGCGCACTACGTCGTCGACCCCGACACGATCCTGGGCCTGCTGCCGGTCGCCGGCACCAAGCCGTCGGCCGCGAAGCCGAAGGGCAGCGGCACCGGCGACAAGCCGGCCACGCCGAAGTCCGGAGGCCTGCTCGACGGGCTCGACGGCGTGCTCGGAGGACTGCTGCAGCCGAAGGGCGACAGCGCCACCGGGCTGAGCGAGCAGCAGGAGCTCGACCTGCTCGGCCTGCTGCTGGGAGGCAAGTGA
- a CDS encoding MlaD family protein, with protein MTDNALLSWLRSPLGIGTAVLVLFGGAVVFGLNATHGMPLAERREVRVEFDDLSGLNTGDDVRIAGNRVGYVDELLLEDGRAIAVLKLDDPDTKLYENAEAARISDRSGLGQKFVTLDPGDPSTGPLRGDEVIPASQTVKTEDINELLDVLDPKTREAAATTLQNLGGGMIGHEQDLHELARNAPGILTSTGEVSEALAAQGGVPLGDMLESADRLSGRLATRDDELAALVDEMAVTVDAFGADDGNQVRASLDQAPDTLDAAHSALTGLDEPLADLAVAMRQVRPGATALGRATPDLRAFLRESLTPLRKVPGVNEDAERGVVALDGLVTDLRPLVHQLIKTGDSAAPVASVVGDYAEDIAYFHTNASGALSSGDRAGHWLRILLLPGAESLGVPGAATRDPYPAPGETR; from the coding sequence ATGACCGACAACGCCCTGCTCTCGTGGCTGCGCAGCCCGCTCGGCATCGGCACCGCCGTGCTCGTGCTCTTCGGCGGCGCCGTGGTCTTCGGGCTCAACGCCACGCACGGCATGCCGCTCGCGGAGCGCCGCGAGGTCCGTGTCGAGTTCGACGACCTCAGCGGCCTCAACACCGGTGACGACGTGCGGATCGCCGGCAACCGGGTCGGGTACGTCGACGAGCTGCTCCTCGAGGACGGCAGGGCGATCGCCGTCCTCAAGCTCGACGACCCCGACACCAAGCTCTACGAGAACGCCGAGGCGGCGCGCATCTCCGACCGGTCCGGCCTCGGCCAGAAGTTCGTGACCCTCGACCCGGGCGACCCGTCCACGGGCCCGCTGCGCGGTGACGAGGTGATCCCGGCCAGCCAGACGGTCAAGACCGAGGACATCAACGAGCTGCTCGACGTCCTCGACCCGAAGACGCGCGAGGCGGCGGCCACCACCCTGCAGAACCTCGGCGGCGGCATGATCGGCCACGAGCAGGACCTCCACGAGCTCGCCCGCAACGCACCCGGCATCCTCACCTCCACCGGCGAGGTGTCCGAGGCCCTCGCGGCGCAGGGCGGCGTACCGCTGGGGGACATGCTCGAGTCGGCCGACCGGCTCAGCGGCCGGCTGGCCACGCGCGACGACGAGCTCGCGGCGCTGGTCGACGAGATGGCCGTGACCGTGGACGCGTTCGGAGCCGACGACGGCAACCAGGTCCGGGCCTCGCTCGACCAGGCCCCCGACACCCTCGACGCCGCCCACTCGGCGCTGACCGGGCTGGACGAGCCGCTCGCCGACCTGGCCGTCGCGATGCGGCAGGTCCGACCCGGGGCGACGGCGCTCGGCCGTGCGACCCCCGACCTGCGGGCCTTCCTGCGCGAGTCCCTGACGCCGCTGCGGAAGGTGCCGGGCGTCAACGAGGACGCCGAGCGCGGCGTCGTCGCCCTCGACGGCCTGGTCACCGACCTGCGGCCGCTGGTGCACCAGCTGATCAAGACCGGTGACAGCGCGGCGCCCGTCGCGAGCGTGGTCGGCGACTACGCCGAGGACATCGCCTACTTCCACACCAACGCGTCCGGTGCCCTGTCCAGCGGTGACCGGGCCGGCCACTGGCTGCGGATCCTGCTCCTGCCCGGCGCCGAGTCGTTGGGCGTCCCCGGCGCGGCGACGCGCGATCCCTACCCGGCCCCGGGGGAGACCCGATGA